The Tepidisphaeraceae bacterium DNA segment TCTCTTCCTCCACCAAAACACCCACGGCCCACCCTCCACTTAAAGCCAAAACGCTTCTGCGCCATCGAATACAACCTCTCCGTAGATTCCCGCGCCCGCATAAGTACAATCCGAAATCAAACGTACCAAAGGCTCGGTCCATGGCTTCGGTCTGCTTCTACTTTCAGGTTCATCAACCCTTCCGGCTGCGTCGTTACAGCGTCTTCGATACCGACCGCCATTACTTCGACGACCACAAGAACGCCGAGATCTGCCGCAAGGTGGCGCACAAGTGCTACCTGCCGGCCAACCGGCTCATGCTGGAACTCATCCAGCAGCACGGCGGCAAGTTCCGCATCGCCTACTCGATCTCCGGCGTGGCGATGGAACAGTTCGAGCAGTTCGCCCCCGAGGTCATCGAAACCTTCCGCCAGCTGAACGACACCGGCTGCGTTGAATTTCTCGATGAGACGCACCACCACTCGCTGGGCTTCCTATACACGCGAGAAGAGTTCCGGGCACAGGTCGAGAAGCACCGCGAGAAGATCAAGTCGCTGTTCGGGCAGGAACCGCGCGTCTTCCGCAACACCGAGCTCATTTACAACAACGACTTGGCTCATTTCGTCAGCCACATGGGCTACGACGCGATTTTGGCTGAGGGTGTCGACAGCGTGCTGGGGTACCGCAGCCCGAACTACGTCTACCGCCCGCCGCACGCGCCGAAGCTGAAGCTGCTGCTGAAGAACTACCGCCTGAGCGACGACATCGCCTTCCGCTTCAGCAACCGCAGCTGGGAGCAGTGGCCATTGACGGCCGACAAGTTCGCGACGTGGGTCAACCAGATCAACGGCAACGGGTCGATCTGCAACCTGTTCATGGACTACGAAACGTTCGGCGAACACCAGTGGGCCGACACCGGCATTTTCGACTTCCTCGAACACCTGCCCGCCGCCATCCTCGCCACCAGCGGCAACGAGTTCCTCACGCCGTCGCAGGTCATCGATGCCTACGAGCCCGTCGGCGAGATCGACGTGCCCCACATGACCAGCTGGGCCGACACCGAGCGCGATCTGTCCGCCTGGCTCGGCAACGCCATGCAGTCCAACGCGCTGCACGAGCTGTACAAGCTGGAGGGCGCGATCAAGGAAAAGAACGACCCCCAGCTGATGGAAGACTGGCGCCGCTTAACCACCAGCGACCACTTTTATTACATGTGCACAAAGCACTGGTCCGACGGCGACGTCCACAAGTACTTCAGCCCGTACGAGAGCCCGTACGACAGCTACATCAATTTCATGAACGTCCTGGACAACGTCCAGACCCGCGTGCGCACCTAACGCTGGAGGCTTGCCATGACGCGACCGTCATCGCCCGAGCCGCTGCCGTATTCGGCACAAGGGGATGATCCACGGCTCACCTCGCGCGCCGTGGGCCAGGCGGCCCGGGCGATGGTGCTGAGCGTGAGCGTGTGGGTGGTACTCGTGCTGCTGGCGATGTTCGTCACGCCGATCTTCGAGTCGATCTTCATCAACTTTAAGACGGAGCTGCCAGGGTTCACAAAGCTCGTGCTGTCGATGAGCCGCTGGGTCGGCCGCGACTACGGCTGGCTGCTGCTGGCACCGGCCTTCTTCGCGATCCCGTTCGCGTTGCTCCCCGTGTTCCGGGCGCAGGCTGCCGCCGGTCGGCAGATCCGCTGGCGCTTGATGCAACGCCTCGTCTACACGTTCACGATGTTGATCGTCGGCGCCTACGTGCTGGCGATGGTCCTGCCGATGGCCTCGGTGATCGAAACCCTCTACGGCGGCCGCTGAGCTCCTGCCCGCGATGCGTGACACCGTCGCCGTAGACCACACCCGCCCCTATAGCTTCGCCAGCATCTCCGACATCGCCGGCCCCAGGTCTCGCCCCATTCCTTCACCGACGCCGCGCACGCGCTTCACGCCTTCCTGCAGCACGCGCCTCGCCTCGTCGGTCTGGCCCAACTGGATGAGCGTCTGCCCCAGCAGGTGATACGTCGCCAGATGATCCGGCGCATGCTGATTCGAGAACCGCAAGTGCCCCGCTGCCTCTTCGAGCATGGCGGGCGACTCGTTCATCTCCAGCAACTTCCGCCCGAGCGCGAACCGGCTTAACGGGTCGTTCTCGTCCAGCGACACCAGCTTGCGAAGCTTTGGGAGATCCATCCCTGCCATGATCAGTCCTTCTAACTAGCGACTCCCTCTGGCCCCTCTCCCGGTACGCCGGGAGAGGCTGGGTGAGGTTGATTCTGAATGACGAACGGCTACGAGTGACGAACGACGAGCCATGCCCCCGCTGTCATCCCGAGCGGAGCGGTAGCGACTCGAGGGATCTCGATTGACGGACGGTGCTAGGCTGTGGGAGATCCCTCAGGTCGCTACCGCTCCCTTCGGGAGGACACGCGACATGACCGCGACACCCACACGTTCAGCACCTGCCCACCTACTGTCGCCACCCCCTACTTCACCGCCGCCGGCCGCGTTGCTACCGGCCGCGTCGCCGCCGGCCGGATCGCCGCCTCCACCGGCAGCGGCACGGCGATGTCCCACGCGGTCAGCCATTCCTCGCCAGTCGGCTTGAAGTTCATCTTGTTCACCAGGTCGCGTTCCATCCCCCGCAAATGGGCGGCGCCGTAGAAGATCGCGATGTTCTTCTTGCCCTCCTTCAGCGTGTCGGCGAGCACGGCGATCGCGGCGTCGTTGCGATCGGTCAGCAGCACCGTGCCCTCCATCGACGCCGTCTGCTGGTCCAGGTTCTGGAACTGCTGGCCGAGGAAATGCTTCAGCTGCGTCGGGCGATCCGGCGCCTGCAGCGCGAACAGCAACGCGCCCAGTTGCACGTCGGGATGGTTCATGCCCGTCTGCGGGCGGTTCATGCCGTCCAGCATCGCCTTCAGCATCAGCGACAGTAGCGACTCGCCCCGCTCGTCCATTCGGCGTAAAAACGTCTCGGTATCCAGATCGGCATGCACGAAGTTGGCTGCCGAGTAGTCCACCTCGTCCAGCTGGTACGTCAGGTCCAGCGCCCGCGTCATCAGCTTCTGCAATCCCCCCACCCCCGACCGCGGCGCCTCGCCGGGCGCGGGCATGGGCGCGCCTTCCGGCTTCACCATCTCGTACAGCACGGCGTCGTACTGCTTGAAGCGCTCGTTCAGCGCCTGGTAGTACGCCGCGTCCCCCACGTGCACCGCCGCCACGAGGTCGACCGTCTGGTTCTTGTCGTTGACGTAACGCGCGACCGACGCCTCCAGCTTGGCCGACCCGCTCTTGTCCTTCGTGAACCGCAGGAACTGGTTCTTCTGCGCCTCCCCCGGCTCAGCCGCGTGCGACACGGTGACCATCAGCAGCACGACCACGATCGAACGAATGACGCTTCGCATACCCGTATCATACCCCGCCTACCGCTGGGCCGTCGCCGTCCTTCCCGTTGAAAGTCCCGGCGATTGCCCCTACCTTTGAACGCGACCAAGTTCACCCGTAACAGGAACACCATCATGAAGCGCGCGAAGATCACCATCGTCGGGGCAGGCAACGTCGGGGCCACCGCCGCCCATTGGGCCGCCAGCAAGGAACTGGGCGACATCGTCCTCGTCGACATCCCCGAGATCACCATTAAAGATAAGGACGGCAAGGAGACCAAGGTCCCCAACACCGCCCCGGCCGGCAAAGCCTTGGAC contains these protein-coding regions:
- a CDS encoding glycoside hydrolase family 57 protein, whose translation is MASVCFYFQVHQPFRLRRYSVFDTDRHYFDDHKNAEICRKVAHKCYLPANRLMLELIQQHGGKFRIAYSISGVAMEQFEQFAPEVIETFRQLNDTGCVEFLDETHHHSLGFLYTREEFRAQVEKHREKIKSLFGQEPRVFRNTELIYNNDLAHFVSHMGYDAILAEGVDSVLGYRSPNYVYRPPHAPKLKLLLKNYRLSDDIAFRFSNRSWEQWPLTADKFATWVNQINGNGSICNLFMDYETFGEHQWADTGIFDFLEHLPAAILATSGNEFLTPSQVIDAYEPVGEIDVPHMTSWADTERDLSAWLGNAMQSNALHELYKLEGAIKEKNDPQLMEDWRRLTTSDHFYYMCTKHWSDGDVHKYFSPYESPYDSYINFMNVLDNVQTRVRT
- a CDS encoding tetratricopeptide repeat protein yields the protein MAGMDLPKLRKLVSLDENDPLSRFALGRKLLEMNESPAMLEEAAGHLRFSNQHAPDHLATYHLLGQTLIQLGQTDEARRVLQEGVKRVRGVGEGMGRDLGPAMSEMLAKL